A window of Streptomyces armeniacus contains these coding sequences:
- a CDS encoding citrate synthase: MSEHPRESDSAVVLRYGDSEYSYPVVDSTVGDRGFDIGKLRADTGLVTLDSGYGNTAAYKSAITYLDGEKGILRYRGYPIEQLAERGSFIETAYLLINGELPTVDELANFKNEITQHTLLHEDVKRFYDGFPRDAHPMAMLSSVVSALSTFYQDSHNPFDEKQRHLSTIRLLAKLPTIAAYAYKKSVGHPVIYPSNDLGYVENFLRMTFSVPAAQYDLDPVVVSALDKLLILHADHEQNCSTSTVRLVGSSQANMFASVSAGINALWGPLHGGANQSVLEMLEAIRADGGDVDNFIRKVKNKESGAKLMGFGHRVYKNFDPRAKIIKAAAHDVLSALGKSDELLDIALRLEEHALSDDYFVERKLYPNVDFYTGLIYRAMGFPTTMFTVLFALGRLPGWIAQWHEMIKEPGSRIGRPRQIYTGVVERDYVPVESR, encoded by the coding sequence GTGAGCGAACACCCCCGCGAAAGTGACAGCGCTGTCGTACTCCGGTACGGAGACAGCGAGTACAGCTACCCGGTCGTGGACAGCACGGTCGGCGACCGTGGCTTCGACATCGGCAAGCTGCGCGCCGATACCGGTCTGGTGACCCTGGACTCCGGCTACGGCAACACCGCCGCGTACAAATCCGCCATCACCTATCTCGACGGCGAGAAGGGCATCCTGCGCTACCGCGGATACCCCATCGAACAGCTCGCCGAGCGCGGCTCGTTCATCGAGACGGCCTACCTGCTGATCAACGGCGAACTGCCCACCGTCGACGAGCTGGCCAACTTCAAGAACGAGATCACGCAGCACACCCTGCTGCACGAGGACGTCAAGCGGTTCTACGACGGCTTCCCGCGGGACGCGCATCCGATGGCGATGCTGTCCTCCGTGGTGAGCGCCCTGTCGACGTTCTACCAGGACAGCCACAACCCGTTCGACGAGAAGCAGCGCCACCTCTCGACGATCCGGCTGCTGGCCAAGCTGCCCACCATCGCCGCGTACGCGTACAAGAAGTCCGTCGGCCACCCGGTGATCTACCCGAGCAACGACCTGGGCTACGTGGAGAACTTCCTCCGCATGACCTTCTCGGTGCCCGCGGCGCAGTACGACCTGGACCCGGTCGTCGTCAGCGCCCTCGACAAGCTGCTCATCCTGCACGCGGACCACGAGCAGAACTGCTCGACGTCCACCGTGCGGCTGGTCGGCTCCTCGCAGGCGAACATGTTCGCCTCGGTCTCCGCCGGCATCAACGCCCTCTGGGGCCCGCTGCACGGCGGCGCCAACCAGAGCGTGCTGGAGATGCTGGAGGCGATCCGCGCCGACGGCGGCGACGTCGACAACTTCATCCGCAAGGTGAAGAACAAGGAGAGCGGCGCGAAGCTGATGGGCTTCGGGCACCGCGTCTACAAGAACTTCGACCCCCGGGCGAAGATCATCAAGGCGGCGGCGCACGACGTCCTCTCGGCGCTCGGCAAGAGCGACGAGCTGCTCGACATCGCGCTCCGGCTCGAGGAGCACGCGCTCAGCGACGACTACTTCGTGGAGCGCAAGCTCTACCCGAACGTCGACTTCTACACGGGCCTGATCTACCGTGCCATGGGCTTCCCGACGACCATGTTCACGGTGCTGTTCGCGCTCGGCCGGCTGCCGGGCTGGATCGCCCAGTGGCACGAGATGATCAAGGAGCCGGGCTCCCGTATCGGCCGTCCGCGGCAGATCTACACCGGCGTTGTCGAGCGGGACTACGTGCCGGTCGAATCCCGCTGA
- a CDS encoding heavy-metal-associated domain-containing protein: MSPPGSESMSNVTTYKVTGMSCGHCEGAVSSELSEIEGVSAVQAAADTGLVTVTFTEEPDDEAVRAAVDEAGYELVGRA; this comes from the coding sequence ATGTCACCACCAGGGAGCGAGTCCATGAGCAACGTCACCACATACAAGGTCACCGGCATGAGCTGCGGTCACTGCGAAGGGGCCGTCTCCAGCGAACTGTCCGAGATCGAGGGCGTGTCCGCGGTGCAGGCGGCGGCCGACACCGGCCTGGTGACCGTCACCTTCACGGAGGAGCCGGACGACGAGGCCGTACGGGCGGCCGTTGACGAGGCCGGGTACGAACTCGTCGGCAGGGCCTGA
- a CDS encoding Gfo/Idh/MocA family protein, translated as MTQQAREFARRPSLGVAVIGTGAMGADHVRRIDQVISGAHVAAVADLDEARARRLADTVDGCTAYGDAAEALAAPGVDAVLLASPGPAHEEQLLAALARDLPVLCEKPLTPDAESALRVLDAERKLGRRRIQVGFMRRFDSEFRKLKRLLEGGTLGRPLLMHCRHRNVKVHDYFTTSMLISDSVVHEMDCARWLLEQEIAAITVVRPRPSSLAPDGLEDPQVVLFETTEGAVVTVEMFATCGFGYQVQAEAVCERGTARIGEGHDLLVNSPAGWGGEIPQDFIARFADAYDLEVQEWVDAARADRTTGPTAWDGYAAAAVCAAGIEAQRTGQRTAVELVERPDFYA; from the coding sequence ATGACGCAGCAGGCCCGGGAGTTCGCCCGGCGGCCCAGCCTCGGCGTGGCCGTCATCGGCACCGGCGCGATGGGCGCGGACCACGTCCGGCGCATCGACCAGGTGATCAGCGGAGCGCACGTGGCCGCGGTCGCCGACCTGGACGAGGCGCGGGCGCGACGGCTCGCGGACACCGTCGACGGGTGCACCGCGTACGGCGACGCGGCCGAGGCGCTGGCGGCGCCGGGCGTGGACGCCGTACTCCTCGCGTCGCCCGGCCCTGCCCACGAGGAGCAGCTGCTGGCGGCGCTCGCCCGCGACCTGCCGGTGCTCTGCGAGAAGCCGCTCACACCGGACGCGGAGAGCGCGCTGCGCGTGCTGGACGCCGAACGGAAGCTGGGGCGGCGGCGCATCCAGGTCGGCTTCATGCGCCGCTTCGACAGCGAGTTCCGCAAGCTCAAGCGGCTGCTGGAGGGCGGGACGCTGGGCCGGCCGCTGCTGATGCACTGCCGGCACCGCAACGTGAAGGTGCACGACTACTTCACGACCTCCATGCTGATCAGCGACTCGGTCGTGCACGAGATGGACTGCGCCCGCTGGCTGCTGGAGCAGGAGATCGCCGCGATCACGGTCGTACGGCCGCGCCCGTCGTCGCTCGCGCCGGACGGCCTGGAGGACCCGCAGGTGGTGCTGTTCGAGACCACGGAGGGCGCCGTGGTCACCGTCGAGATGTTCGCGACCTGCGGCTTCGGCTACCAGGTGCAGGCCGAGGCCGTCTGCGAGCGCGGCACGGCGCGCATCGGCGAGGGCCACGACCTGCTGGTCAACTCCCCGGCGGGCTGGGGCGGTGAGATCCCGCAGGACTTCATCGCGCGCTTCGCGGACGCGTACGACCTCGAGGTGCAGGAGTGGGTGGACGCCGCCCGCGCGGACCGCACCACCGGGCCCACCGCCTGGGACGGCTACGCCGCGGCGGCGGTGTGCGCGGCGGGCATCGAGGCGCAGCGGACGGGGCAGCGCACGGCGGTCGAACTCGTCGAACGGCCGGACTTCTACGCGTGA
- a CDS encoding MerR family DNA-binding transcriptional regulator: MADRRLWTYKEIAAHISVQPDTVRSYRKNGLLPPPDRVEGGRPYWFADTIRDWVVRRPRHRGDR, from the coding sequence ATGGCCGACCGCCGACTCTGGACCTACAAGGAAATCGCCGCGCACATCAGCGTCCAGCCCGACACCGTGCGGTCCTACCGCAAGAACGGCCTGCTGCCCCCACCGGACCGGGTGGAGGGCGGCAGGCCGTACTGGTTCGCGGACACGATCCGGGACTGGGTCGTACGGCGCCCCCGGCACCGAGGCGACCGATGA